Proteins encoded together in one Xiphophorus maculatus strain JP 163 A chromosome 13, X_maculatus-5.0-male, whole genome shotgun sequence window:
- the LOC102217864 gene encoding gastrula zinc finger protein XlCGF57.1-like, whose product MSRLQSLKVFVSQRLSAAVEEILGHLEETILEYEEETERRHRDFLDVILTAEMKHRKAGRSDVQQMLMKLHSEQQQLEKSSTVDQEEPKSLQFKKEQEEVEATNMFSGSVHVKTEEQEVEAQSSELHDSQTEEIVIILEEDDSGEPETGIGYTNPDLMAPKTDPGDEECDVIQDHENPLNNIGSNVLNSFQCSECGKRFGSLSYLKLHIRCHTGDRPFRCPVCRKCFSWRGRLQKHMRIHTGEKPFRCSVCGRRFSESGNLKVHMRIHTGEKPFSCTICGKSYAQRGNLNMHMAVHKGDSIIKCSLHHSQQLNHHSQAGANRNFAKGQELAPQENLKAGPNLKVDESGCGKAHVNCTGCSTCKKPLNCSVCGKRFGFKGQLKAHMRCHTGEKPYKCPICWKCFSWNGCLQKHVKIHTGEKPYECTVCGKGFIESGNLKVHMRIHTGEKPFSCPVCGRRYRQKGGLTKHLEVHQDQK is encoded by the exons ATGTCCAGACTCCAGAGTCTGAAGGTCTTCGTCAGCCAGCGGCTGTCCGCGGCCGTGGAGGAAATCCTGGGACATCTGGAGGAGACGATCCTGGAGTACGAAGAGGAGACGGAGCGACGCCATCGAGACTTTCTGGATGTGATTTTAACGGCTGAAATGAAGCATCGCAAAGCAG GTCGTTCAGATGTCCAGCAGATGTTGATGAAGCTTcactctgagcagcagcagctggagaaaagCTCCACAGTCGAccaggaggaaccaaagagcctCCAGTTTAAAAAGGAACAAGAGGAAGTTGAAGCCACCAACATGTTTAGTGGTTCTGTCCATGTGAAGACAGAAGAACAGGAGGTGGAAGCTCAGTCTTCTGAGCTTCATGACAGCCAGACTGAAGAAATCGTAATCATTCTGGAGGAAGACGACAGTGGAGAACCTGAGACTGGTATTGGTTACACTAATCCAGACTTGATGGCACCAAAAACTGACCCTGGAGATGAGGAGTGTGATGTAATCCAGGATCATGAAAATCCTCTGAACAACATTGGGTCTAATGTTCTGAACTCGTTCCAATGCTCTGAATGTGGGAAAAGATTCGGGTCCCTGAGCTATCTGAAGCTGCACATCAGATGCCACACAGGAGACAGACCTTTCCGGTGTCCAGTTTGCAGGAAGTGCTTCTCATGGAGAGGACGTCTCCAGAAGCATATGAGAATCCACACAGGGGAGAAACCTTTCAGGTGCTCGGTGTGCGGAAGAAGGTTCAGCGAGAGCGGCAACCTTAAGGtccacatgagaattcacacaggagagaaacccTTCAGCTGCACCATTTGTGGAAAGAGCTATGCACAACGAGGGAATCTGAACATGCACATGGCTGTTCACAAAGGTGACAGCATAATCAAATGCAGTCTTCATCACTCACAGCAGCTTAATCATCACAGCCAGGCAGGGGCGAACAGAAACTTTGCGAAAGGACAAGAATTAGCCCCTCAAGAGAATTTAAAAGCGGGACCTAATCTCAAAGTTGATGAAAGTGGATGTGGTAAAGCCCATGTAAACTGTACAGGATGTTCTACCTGTAAGAAACCTCTCAATTGCTCTGTGTGTGGGAAAAGATTTGGCTTTAAGGGTCAACTGAAGGCTCACATGAGATGTCACACGGGGGAAAAGCCCTATAAGTGCCCCATCTGCTGGAAGTGTTTCTCGTGGAACGGCTGCTTGCAGAAACATGTGAAGATCCACACGGGTGAGAAACCCTATGAGTGCACTGTGTGTGGGAAAGGTTTTATTGAAAGTGGGAACCTAAAAGTTCACATGCGGATTCATACAGGAGAAAAGCCCTTCAGCTGTCCGGTGTGTGGGAGAAGATACAGACAGAAAGGAGGTCTGACTAAACATCTGGAAGTCCATCAAGACCAGAAATGA
- the LOC102217614 gene encoding zinc finger protein 184-like, with the protein MDLYQQRPSTGSGHTATLQVFEVKTPPNQQINSSGLDQEDKLYKDKKNSLHPPQRLTEANVFKHTSENYMENITNCHSAQLSLNSQIKEGASDSESHSDTKRLSCFFCAAEFTTGGLLTIHTSDHTGEKLLTCIICKKTVSSESELVNHECDSLEHPHKQTEEQIPTNKLLCCSQCGDGFSTSEHLDLHLRHHSRGKLFSCSVCNTSCSDKDSLIQHMRLHTRQTQFTCHVCGKDFAWRRHLTKHMEVHRKRKKVFRCRVCSAEFCTYYLLSKHKTIHQTSELPQEQTEEAAEGDDIGTRDPVNTDSDLQKETNMEVSASFKTENDLWTDSSQLLPNFNLNGPNNVSETYRITKIQKKVKEEDLRRPQIKEEEEETEIGRFTFSPVPMKNEEDEEKPQFLQLHPTEEHKDCVEEGEPGKTEKTSEFSDPDTDDSECWRPKTKLGSGSNSESDSDRNPSSCSNNKPSESLQPESDDSVDSDFWKDYKKPQLSSNPQKQEPLEKGVKYVTDVKPYSCPQCAKAFRYSSYLKIHMKQHTERYFCSICGHKSTSSSNLKVHIRTHTGEKPFSCSICGKKYTNKASMLSHMSIHDAERKYNCDTCKKSFAWFTELKYHQCVGESSGEQTHEEDTSINLKRYTLYS; encoded by the exons ATGGATCTATATCAACAAAGACCATCTACTGGATCGGGACACACAG ctACCCTGCAGGTGTTTGAAGTAAAGACTCCACCGAATCAGCAGATTAATAGCTCTGGACTGGACCAGGAGGACAAGCTTTATAAAGATAAGAAAAACAGTCTGCATCCTCCTCAAAGACTAACTGAagctaatgtttttaaacatacaagTGAAAACTATATGGAGAACATTACAAACTGCCACTCCGCACAGCTGAGTTTAAATAGCCAAATAAAAGAAGGGGCGAGTGATTCGGAAAGTCATTCTGACACAAAACGGCTTAGCTGCTTTTTCTGTGCAGCAGAATTCACAACAGGAGGCCTGCTGACGATACACACCTCAGATCATACAGGAGAGAAGCTGCTGACCTGCATTATCTGCAAGAAAACCGTCAGTTCAGAGTCGGAGCTTGTTAATCATGAGTGCGACTCTCTTGAGCATCCTCATAAACAAACCGAGGAACAGATTCCAACCAACAAGCTGCTCTGCTGCTCTCAGTGTGGCGACGGATTCTCCACGAGCGAACACCTCGACCTGCACCTCAGGCATCATTCCAGAGGAAAACTGTTCAGTTGTTCGGTCTGTAACACCAGCTGCAGCGACAAAGACTCGCTGATTCAGCACATGAGGCTCCACACCAGACAAACCCAGTTCACCTGCCACGTCTGCGGGAAGGACTTCGCCTGGAGGAGGCACCTCACCAAACACATGGAGGTGCACAGGAAAAGGAAGAAGGTGTTCCGCTGCAGAGTGTGTAGCGCTGAGTTTTGTACCTATTATCTGCTGTCTAAACACAAGACTATTCATCAGACATCAGAGCTTCCTCAGGAACAGACCGAGGAGGcggctgagggtgatgacattgGCACAAGAGACCCGGTGAACACAGATTCTGATCTGCAAAAAGAGACCAACATGGAGGTTTCAGCgtcttttaaaactgaaaatgacttGTGGACAGACTCAAGTCAACTTCTGCCAAATTTCAACCTCAATGGACCCAATAACGTCTCTGAGACTTACAGGATCACAAAGATACAGAAGAAGGTGAAGGAGGAGGATTTGCGGCGTCCGCAgattaaagaagaagaagaggaaacgGAGATCGGCAGGTTCACTTTCAGTCCTGTGCCGATGAAGAACGAAGAAGACGAAGAGAAGCCTCAGTTCTTACAGCTTCATCCCACAGAGGAGCATAAAGACTGTGTGGAAGAAGGGGAACCAGGTAAGACGGAAAAAACCTCAGAGTTTTCTGACCCCGACACGGACGACAGTGAATGTTGGAGACCGAAAACAAAACTTGGGTCGGGTTCAAATTCAGAAAGCGATTCTGACagaaatccttccagctgctcCAATAACAAACCGTCGGAGTCTTTGCAACCCGAGAGCGACGACAGCGTCGACAGCGACTTCTGGAAGGACTACAAGAAGCCACAGTTGAGTTCAAACCCGCAGAAACAAGAGCCTTTGGAGAAAGGAGTGAAATACGTGACGGACGTAAAACCATACAGCTGCCCTCAGTGTGCCAAAGCCTTCCGCTATAGCTCCTACCTGAAGATCCACATGAAGCAACACACAGAGAGGTACTTCTGTTCCATCTGTGGACACAAATCCACCTCCAGCTCGAACCTCAAGGTTCACATAAGAACTCACACTGGAGAGAAGCCGTTCAGCTGCTCGATTTGTgggaaaaaatacacaaacaaggCAAGCATGCTGTCTCACATGTCCATCCATGATGCAGAAAGGAAGTACAACTGCGACACGTGTAAGAAAAGCTTTGCCTGGTTCACGGAGCTCAAATACCATCAGTGTGTTGGTGAGTCGTCAGGGGAACAAACACACGAGGAGGACACGAGCATCAACCTGAAACGATACACACTATACAGCTGA
- the LOC102217360 gene encoding gastrula zinc finger protein XlCGF57.1-like: protein MKMSELQRMMKLDTEQPEPAAERPTGRKSGESPRLSGVHQVKQEVVSEEKWSLKTDQEEQKPPEIKEEQEENEITELTFSPVLVKNEDDEEKPQLSELPHCKTEEDRASVGPEPDQCVESDNEDNTSDSSETDVSDGNWEESSDLLDTNSVVSNKDSVDGNSGNGELHTCAECGEKFSLQIYLLRHQRIHTGEKPFSCSSCRQAFILKHALMKHVETHSDDKPFSCSICGQNFRRKGWLTQHMRRHTGRKPYSCSICDCSFVCKRELAEHTRTHSGEKPFSCSVCKAPFSSERTLVVHSKIHSGQKPHSCPYCPTTFRRKDSLKRHLKTHSGEKPFSCSVCSQNFSVRESLNRHMRRHTGEKPYKCSVCEARFQLKQTLVEHIRIHTGEKPFSCSVCQEAFRRKQDFVNHTKIHSKATCELCGQSFDKAVRLARHMRFHDSERSFSCSICAVAFIRKNALIQHMRTHSEERPFSCSVCKATFKRKDGLKLHMRVHTREKPYSCKGCNKKFSQLSWSKTHQKRCSSLRSKLS from the exons ATGAAGATGTCTGAGCTCCAGAGGATGATGAAGTTAGACACcgagcaaccagaaccagcagcggAAAGACCGACTGGAAGAAAATCTGGGGAATCTCCCCGACTTTCTG gCGTCCACCAggtcaaacaggaagtagtttctGAGGAGAAGTGGAGTCTCAAAACAGACCAGGAGGAGCAGAAGCCTCCAGAGATTAAAGAGGAACAGGAGGAGAATGAGATTACAGAGTTAACTTTCAGTCCTGTCCTTGTGAAgaatgaagatgatgaagagaaaCCCCAGCTCTCAGAGCTTCCTCACTGCAAGACCGAAGAGGACAGAGCTTCtgttggaccagaaccagatcagtGTGTAGAATCAGACAATGAAGACAACACTTCAGATTCCTCAGAAACCGATGTCAGTGATGGAAACTGGGAGGAAAGCAGCGACTTATTGGATACAAACTCTGTTGTAAGTAATAAAGATTCAGTGGATGGTAATTCAGGAAACGGTGAATTGCACACCTGCGCAGAATGTGGCGAAAAGTTCAGCctccagatttatttattaagacaCCAGAGAATCCACACAGGAGAAAAACCTTTCAGCTGCTCTTCTTGCCGGCAAGCTTTTATATTGAAACATGCCTTAATGAAACATGTGGAAACTCACAGTGACGACAAACCTTTCAGCTGCTCCATCTGTGGTCAGAACTTCAGGAGGAAGGGATggttaactcagcacatgaggagacacactggaagaaaaccttaCAGCTGCTCCATCTGTGACTGTTCTTTTGTGTGCAAGCGTGAATTAGCTGAGCATACAAGGACTCATAGTGGAGAGAAACCTTTCAGCTGCTCTGTCTGCAAGGCACCTTTTTCAAGTGAAAGAACGCTGGTGGTGCACTCAAAAATCCACAGCGGACAGAAACCACACAGCTGCCCTTATTGTCCAACAACTTTTAGAAGAAAAGACAGTTTGAAGCGACACTTAAAAACCCACAGTGGAGAGAAACCGTTCAGCTGCTCTGTCTGCAGCCAAAACTTCAGCGTCAGGGAGAGCCTGAATCGGCACATGAGGCGTCACACAGGAGAAAAACCTTACAAGTGCTCTGTCTGTGAGGCCCGCTTTCAGCTAAAGCAAACTTTAGTGGAGCACATAAGAATTCACACAGGGGAGAAACCGTTCAGCTGCTCTGTCTGTCAGGAAGCCTTCAGGAGAAAACAGGATTTTGTGAACCACACAAAAATTCACAGCAAGGCTACCTGTGAGTTGTGCGGCCAAAGCTTCGACAAAGCTGTTCGCTTGGCTCGGCACATGAGATTTCATGACAGTGAGAGATCTTTCAGCTGCTCCATTTGCGCAGTGGCTTTTATCAGGAAGAATGCCTTAATCCAGCACATGAGAACCCACTCAGAGGAGAGACCGTTCAGCTGCTCCGTGTGCAAGGCCACCTTCAAAAGGAAGGATGGCTTGAAGCTGCACATGAGGGTTCACACCAGAGAAAAACCGTACAGCTGCAAGGGCTGCAACAAGAAGTTCAGCCAGCTGTCCTGGTCCAAAACGCATCAGAAACGATGTTCAAGCTTACGCAGCAAGCTGAGCTGA